One Pseudomonadota bacterium genomic window carries:
- a CDS encoding ATP-binding protein, whose protein sequence is MTKTEEIPRGRLVPRLLRMELPPGQSAFLWGPRKTGKSTFLAQRFQGSAVFDLLDTDLYFDLSKRPALLRELVLALPSAQLVKPIVIDEAQKVPRLLDEVHGLIEKRGLAFVLCGSSARKLVRGGANLLGGRAWRFEMHPFVTAELGEWRLLDVLARGLVPSHYLGADPARSLAAYCHDYMREEIFAEGLVRNLPAFSRFVDAAAFSHGELVNYSNVARECGVDGKTVKEYFQILVDTLFCRLIPPYKARQERQVITKAPKLYLFDVGVAGALVKRRVAEEKGEQFGRALEHLVLTELVAHASYSGLGYDVSFWRTKTGLEVDFVLGRGEVAIEVKGASRVDDRDLRGLRAFAAQHAPRRSIIVCNERRPRVRDGILLLPYRDFFSRLWAGEIAPASGEE, encoded by the coding sequence ATGACCAAAACGGAAGAAATTCCTCGCGGGCGGCTCGTCCCCAGGCTGCTGCGGATGGAGCTCCCGCCCGGTCAGTCGGCGTTCCTGTGGGGGCCGCGGAAGACCGGGAAGTCGACCTTCCTCGCGCAGCGGTTTCAAGGCTCCGCCGTCTTCGATCTCCTCGACACGGACCTCTACTTCGATCTGAGCAAGCGCCCGGCGCTGCTGCGCGAGCTCGTGCTCGCCCTGCCCTCCGCGCAGCTGGTGAAGCCCATCGTCATCGACGAGGCGCAGAAGGTCCCGCGGCTCCTCGACGAGGTGCACGGGCTCATCGAGAAGCGCGGCCTCGCGTTCGTGCTGTGCGGGTCGTCGGCGCGCAAGCTCGTGCGCGGCGGCGCGAACCTGCTCGGCGGCCGCGCGTGGCGCTTCGAGATGCACCCGTTCGTCACGGCCGAGCTCGGGGAGTGGCGCCTGCTCGACGTGCTCGCGCGAGGGCTCGTGCCGTCGCACTACCTGGGCGCGGATCCGGCGCGCTCGCTCGCCGCCTACTGCCACGACTACATGCGCGAGGAGATCTTCGCCGAGGGGCTCGTGCGCAACCTCCCGGCGTTCTCGCGGTTCGTCGACGCGGCGGCGTTCTCCCACGGCGAGCTCGTGAACTACTCCAACGTCGCGCGCGAGTGCGGCGTCGACGGGAAGACGGTCAAGGAGTACTTCCAGATCCTGGTCGACACCCTCTTCTGCAGGCTGATCCCGCCGTACAAGGCGCGCCAGGAGCGGCAGGTGATCACCAAGGCGCCCAAGCTATACCTGTTCGACGTCGGCGTGGCCGGGGCGCTCGTGAAGCGCCGCGTCGCCGAGGAGAAGGGGGAGCAGTTCGGTCGGGCGCTCGAGCACCTCGTGCTGACCGAGCTCGTGGCCCACGCCTCGTACTCCGGCCTCGGCTACGACGTCTCCTTCTGGCGCACCAAGACCGGCCTCGAGGTGGACTTCGTGCTCGGCCGCGGCGAGGTCGCGATCGAGGTGAAGGGCGCGAGCCGCGTCGACGACCGGGATCTGCGGGGGCTTCGGGCGTTCGCCGCCCAGCACGCCCCGCGACGCTCGATCATCGTGTGCAACGAACGCCGTCCGCGCGTGCGGGACGGGATCCTCTTGCTCCCGTACCGCGACTTCTTCAGCCGCCTCTGGGCGGGGGAGATCGCCCCGGCTTCCGGCGAGGAGTGA
- a CDS encoding potassium transporter TrkA, giving the protein MTKVRLGRRLRYSFDNTMARGTGALILWLFVASIALIALVSAIVVLFGFTPADREHLGFVEVFWMGLMRTLDAGTMGGDEGGWAFLLSMFVVTLGGIFIVSALIGVLTSGIEEKLSELRKGRSIVAETDHTVILGWSPQVFSIVSELVIANESRRKGARIAILAEKDKVEMDDELAARVPDTKNTRVVCRSGNPIDLADLEIVSPHTSRSIIVLAPEEGDPDSYTIKSILAVTNNPNRRAKPYHIVAVIRDPRNLEVARMVGGAEAELVLASDLISRIAVQTCRQSGLSVVHTELLDFDGDEIYFQEEPALAGRSFGDALHAYEKSALMGLRRADGRVLLNPGMDTLVEAGDKAIVIAEDDDAIALSTGAPPAIDEDAIRTTARSAPAPERTLLLGWNSRGPRILTQLDAYVAEGSSALCVADVEAFEAEIDGIAAGLERLAIERRRGDTADRATLDALDATRFDHVIVLSYETAGGAQAADALTLVTLLHLRDIADKKGAELPVVSEMRDMRNRELAEVTRADDFIVSDKLVSLMLSQLSENKELGAVFADLFDPAGSEIYLKPAAEYVALDRPVTFHTVVASARRRSEVAIGYRRKALAKSAADQYGVRVNPAKSEPVTFVEGDKIIVLAED; this is encoded by the coding sequence ATGACCAAGGTCAGGCTCGGCAGGCGGCTGCGCTACAGCTTCGACAACACGATGGCGCGCGGCACGGGCGCGCTCATCCTGTGGCTGTTCGTGGCGTCGATCGCGCTCATCGCGCTCGTCTCGGCGATCGTCGTCCTCTTCGGCTTCACGCCCGCCGACAGGGAGCACCTGGGCTTCGTCGAGGTGTTCTGGATGGGGCTCATGCGCACGCTCGACGCGGGCACGATGGGCGGCGACGAGGGTGGCTGGGCGTTCCTGCTCTCCATGTTCGTCGTCACGCTCGGCGGCATCTTCATCGTCTCGGCGCTCATCGGCGTGCTCACGAGCGGCATCGAGGAGAAGCTCTCGGAGCTGCGCAAGGGCCGCTCGATCGTCGCCGAGACGGACCACACCGTGATCCTCGGCTGGTCGCCGCAGGTCTTCTCGATCGTCTCGGAGCTCGTGATCGCGAACGAGAGCCGCCGCAAGGGCGCGCGCATCGCGATCCTCGCCGAGAAGGACAAGGTCGAGATGGACGACGAGCTCGCGGCCCGCGTGCCGGACACGAAGAACACGCGCGTCGTCTGCCGCTCCGGCAACCCCATCGACCTCGCGGACCTCGAGATCGTGAGCCCGCACACCTCGCGGTCGATCATCGTGCTCGCGCCCGAGGAGGGCGACCCGGACTCCTACACGATCAAGTCTATCCTCGCGGTGACGAACAACCCGAACCGGCGCGCGAAGCCCTACCACATCGTCGCCGTGATCCGGGACCCCAGGAACCTCGAGGTCGCGCGCATGGTCGGCGGCGCCGAGGCGGAGCTCGTGCTCGCGAGCGATCTCATCTCGCGCATCGCGGTGCAGACCTGCCGCCAGTCCGGGCTCTCGGTCGTGCACACGGAGCTGCTCGACTTCGACGGCGACGAGATCTACTTCCAGGAGGAGCCCGCGCTCGCCGGGCGCTCGTTCGGCGACGCGCTCCACGCGTACGAGAAGTCGGCGCTCATGGGGCTGCGCCGGGCGGACGGCCGCGTGCTCCTCAACCCCGGGATGGACACCCTCGTCGAGGCCGGGGACAAGGCGATCGTCATCGCCGAGGACGACGACGCGATCGCGCTGTCGACGGGCGCCCCCCCCGCGATCGACGAGGACGCGATCCGCACGACCGCGCGATCCGCGCCCGCGCCGGAGAGGACGCTCTTGCTCGGCTGGAACTCCCGCGGCCCGCGGATCCTGACGCAGCTCGACGCGTACGTCGCAGAGGGCTCGAGCGCGCTCTGCGTGGCCGACGTGGAGGCGTTCGAGGCCGAGATCGACGGGATCGCCGCCGGGCTCGAGCGGCTCGCGATCGAGCGGCGAAGAGGCGACACGGCGGATCGCGCGACGCTCGACGCGCTCGACGCCACCCGCTTCGACCACGTCATCGTGCTGAGCTACGAGACGGCGGGGGGCGCCCAGGCCGCGGACGCGCTCACGCTCGTGACGCTGCTCCACCTGCGCGACATCGCCGACAAGAAGGGCGCCGAGCTGCCGGTCGTCAGCGAGATGCGCGACATGCGCAACCGCGAGCTCGCCGAGGTGACGCGCGCCGACGACTTCATCGTCAGCGACAAGCTCGTCAGCCTCATGCTCTCGCAGCTCTCCGAGAACAAGGAGCTCGGCGCGGTGTTCGCGGACCTGTTCGATCCCGCGGGCTCGGAGATCTACCTCAAGCCCGCCGCAGAGTACGTGGCGCTCGATCGCCCGGTGACCTTCCACACGGTCGTCGCGTCCGCGCGCCGGCGCTCGGAGGTCGCGATCGGCTACCGCAGGAAGGCGCTCGCCAAGAGCGCGGCCGATCAGTACGGCGTGCGCGTCAACCCCGCGAAGTCCGAGCCCGTGACCTTCGTCGAGGGCGACAAGATCATCGTCCTGGCGGAGGACTAG
- a CDS encoding ribonuclease J, with product MANGGGDVRIVALGGFGEIGMNCLAIEAAGRILVLDCGVMFPSPDEPGVDVIHPSFEHLVAERDKVAGVVLTHGHEDHVAGVPYLLRELDVPIWGSAYTLALVERRFKESGGGRLVSRVLPVGGSAAEGPFSIRSFPMPHSIAENTGLVVEAPGRRILHTGDFKLGLRGADGGRTALGALAEAGAAGVDLMICDSTGAEEAEDAGEEDVVEARLGELVRGTRGAVYVAIFSSNVKRMGSLCNVARACGRKLVLAGRSVVAHAEVAASVGLLGLDRGLLVPVEEAPSRPPGELLVLVAGTQGEERSALGRIAAAEHRHLRVAEGDLVVLSSRFIPGNELAISRMIDRLLRQGARVVHRGTDAGVHVSGHGSRREIDAAIRAVRPKAFLAAHGTFRHLLASAEIARSAGVARALAVANGEIVRLSAEGPALEGARAPVGRVLIDGEAGVPEPTMRERKLLGSCGLLHAIWNADPEGLPEGAIEVVARGVIADEALPWFASEVRAKIRGVLGELDPEVRRTPQLCREAVRSALRRFVDKGICREPYVIVTILPSPLTPLPSAP from the coding sequence ATGGCGAACGGCGGCGGCGACGTCCGGATCGTGGCGCTCGGCGGCTTCGGCGAGATCGGGATGAACTGCCTCGCGATCGAGGCGGCCGGGCGGATCCTCGTGCTCGACTGCGGCGTCATGTTCCCGTCGCCGGACGAGCCGGGCGTGGACGTCATCCACCCGTCGTTCGAGCACCTCGTCGCCGAGCGCGACAAGGTCGCGGGCGTCGTGCTCACCCACGGGCACGAGGACCACGTCGCGGGCGTGCCCTACCTCCTGCGCGAGCTCGACGTCCCGATCTGGGGCAGCGCGTACACGCTCGCGCTCGTCGAGCGCCGGTTCAAGGAGTCGGGCGGGGGGCGCCTCGTCTCGCGCGTCCTCCCGGTCGGCGGGAGCGCGGCCGAAGGCCCGTTCTCGATCCGGAGCTTCCCGATGCCGCACTCGATCGCGGAGAACACGGGGCTCGTCGTCGAGGCGCCGGGCCGCCGCATCCTGCACACGGGCGACTTCAAGCTCGGCCTGCGCGGCGCGGACGGCGGGCGTACGGCGCTCGGCGCGCTCGCCGAGGCGGGCGCCGCGGGCGTGGATCTCATGATCTGCGACTCGACCGGCGCCGAGGAGGCCGAGGACGCGGGCGAGGAGGACGTCGTCGAGGCGCGGCTCGGGGAGCTCGTGCGCGGCACGCGCGGCGCGGTGTACGTCGCGATCTTCTCCTCCAACGTGAAGCGGATGGGCTCCCTGTGCAACGTCGCGCGGGCGTGCGGCCGCAAGCTCGTCCTCGCCGGCCGCTCGGTCGTCGCGCACGCCGAGGTCGCGGCGTCCGTCGGGCTCCTCGGGCTCGATCGCGGGCTGCTCGTGCCCGTGGAGGAGGCGCCGTCGCGCCCGCCGGGCGAGCTGCTCGTGCTCGTGGCCGGGACCCAGGGCGAGGAGCGCTCGGCGCTCGGCCGGATCGCGGCCGCGGAGCACCGCCACCTGCGCGTCGCCGAGGGCGATCTCGTCGTCCTGTCGAGCCGGTTCATCCCCGGCAACGAGCTCGCGATCTCGCGGATGATAGACAGGCTGCTCCGCCAAGGCGCGCGCGTCGTGCACCGCGGCACGGACGCCGGCGTCCACGTCTCCGGGCACGGCTCGCGGCGCGAGATCGACGCGGCGATCCGGGCGGTGCGGCCCAAGGCGTTCCTCGCGGCGCACGGCACGTTCCGCCACCTCCTCGCGTCGGCGGAGATCGCCCGATCCGCGGGCGTCGCGCGCGCGCTCGCGGTCGCGAACGGCGAGATCGTGCGGCTCTCGGCCGAGGGGCCCGCGCTCGAGGGCGCCCGCGCGCCGGTGGGCCGCGTCCTCATCGACGGCGAGGCCGGCGTGCCGGAGCCGACGATGCGCGAGCGCAAGCTGCTCGGCTCGTGCGGCCTCCTGCACGCGATCTGGAACGCCGATCCCGAGGGGCTCCCCGAAGGAGCGATCGAGGTCGTCGCCCGCGGCGTGATCGCGGACGAGGCGCTCCCGTGGTTCGCGAGCGAGGTGCGCGCGAAGATCCGCGGCGTGCTCGGCGAGCTCGATCCCGAGGTGCGCCGGACGCCGCAGCTCTGCCGCGAAGCGGTCCGCTCCGCGCTGCGCCGCTTCGTCGACAAGGGGATCTGCCGCGAGCCGTACGTGATCGTGACGATCCTGCCCTCACCCCTGACCCCTCTCCCGTCGGCGCCGTAG